The genomic region CGTCCAGATGAGCCTCACGGGTGATCTTGGCCAGGGTTTGGCCAACGAGTCCCTGCAAGCCGTCCGGGACATCGTTGACCGGACGCCACCGCCGCCGGGGGTCAAGGCCTATGTCACCGGCCCCGCGGCCCTCATCGCGGACCTGAGCCAGAGCGGCAATAAGACGGTCCTGCTGGTCACTGGGCTGAGCCTCGCGGTGATCTTCACGATGCTGCTCTTCTTCTACCGCTCCGTTGCCACCGCCATCATTCTGTTGATCCTGGTGGGGTTGCAGCTGCAGGTTGCCCGAGGAGTGGTGGCATTTCTCGGTGACCAGGGGTGGGTCGGTCTGTCCACCTACGCCGTCAACCTGCTGGTGACGCTCGGAATCGCGGCTGGCACCGACTACGGCATCTTCTTCACCGGGCGGTATCAGGAGGCGCGTCAGGCTGGCGAGGACCGGGAAACGGCCTTCTACACCACATATCGCAGCGTGGCGAAGGTGGTCCTGGCCTCGGGCCTGACGATTGCCGGAGCTGTCTTCTGTCTGACCTTCACCAGGTTGCCCTATTTTCAGACCCTGGGTGTTCCCTGCGCCTTGGGAATGATCGTCGCGGTTGCTGTGGCGCTGACGTTGATTCCCGCGGTTCTTGCGGTGGGAAGCCGTTTTGGGCTGTTCGAGCCGAAGCGGAAGATCATCGTCCGTCGATGGCGGCGAGTGGGTACGGCGGTCGTGCGGTGGCCCGCACCCATCCTTCTGACGACGATCGCCGTGTCACTTATCGGCCTGCTGGCGCTGCCGGCCTACCAACCCGGCTACAACGATCAGAAGTATCTCCCCAAGGACATTCCCGCCAATGAGGGGTATGCGGCGGCTGACCGGCACTTTCCTCAGTCGCTGATGGTGTCGCCCGACATTTTGTTGGTCGAGGCCGATCACGATATGCGTAACCCGGCGGATTTCCTGGTGTTGAACAAATTGGCCAAGAGCGTTCTTGCCGTTCCCGGAATCTCCAGAGTTCAGGCGGTGACTCGGCCCGAGGGCACTCCACTCGAGCACACCACATTACCGTTCATGATCAGCATGTCGAACGCCAGTCAACTGCAACTCCTGCCATTTCAAAAGGCCCGTATGGAGGATATGCTCACGCAGGCCGACGAATTGTCCAAGACAATAGACGTGATGCAGCGTATGTACGGTCTGATGCAAAGGCTTGCCAGTACGACGAATGACATGGTTCGCCAAACGCACGAACTCGAGGACGTCACGAACGAGCTGCGTGATCACATTGCGGACTTCGATGATTTCTTCAGGCCGATTCGCAATTACTTCTATTGGGAGCCGCACTGTTTCGATATTCCCGTCTGCTGGTCCATAAGGTCCCTGTTCGATGCCCTGGACGGCGTCGATCGGATCAGCCAGAAGATGGATGATCTCGTCCAGAACCTCGACCAGCTGAATGCGCTCATGCCGCAGCTGCTCGCTCAGTTCCCGTCGATGATCGCCACCATGGAGAGCACGCGGACCATGATGCTGACCATGCACAGCACCATGTCGGGAGTATTCACCCAGATGGAGGACTCGAGCCAGAACGCCACCGCCATGGGCAAGGATTTTGATGCGGCACGCAATGATGACTCGTTCTACCTGCCCAAGGAGATCTTCGAGAACAAGGATTTCAAACGAGTCATGAATGTGTTCGTGTCGCCGGACGGAAAGTCGATGCGAATGCTCATTTCGCAACGCGGCGATCCCGCAACGCCAGAGGGGATCGCGCGAGTCGATCCGATACGAACCGCCGCGGAGGAGGGTCTCAAGGGAACTCCATTGGAGAGTGCCAGGATCTCCATAACGGGCAGCGCGGCCATGGCGAAGGATCAGGTGGACGGATCCCGATACGATCTCTTGATCGCGGGAGTCGCTGCGCTCTGCCTGATTTTCATCATCATGCTGATCATGATCCGAAGCCTTGTCGCCGCGCTGGTTATCGTGGGCACGGTTGCGGTGTCGCTTGGCGCGGCCTTCGGGCTGTCCGTGCTGATCTGGCAGCACATCCTCGGCATCGAATTGAACTGGCTCGTGCAGGCAATTGCTCTGATCATTCTTCTGGCCGTCGGCTCTGACTACAACCTGCTGCTGGTGTCACGGATGAAGGAGGAAGTGGGCGCGGGGATAAACACCGGCATCATCCGGGCAATGGGTGGTACCGGAAAGGTCGTGACTGCCGCGGGTCTGGTGTTCGCCTTCACGATGATGTCGATGCTGGCAAGCGATGTGCGCACGATCGGTCAGGTCGGGTCGACCATCGGTATCGGTCTGTTGTTCGACACCCTGGTGGTGCGTGCGTTCATGACGCCCTCGATCGCCGCGCTGCTGGGGCGCTGGTTCTGGTGGCCGCTACGGGTGCGTCCGCGGCCCGCCAGTTCGCTACTTCGCTCGACGGGCCCCCGGCCGCTGGTCCGTGCCCTTCTATTGGGTCAAGAAGAACGTTCACCGTAGATGAAGGCAGCATGAGCGGCGAGCGCACAGCCAACCGTCCGCCGTTCGTTGCGCGGACGATCCACAGGCTGGCCGTGCCAATCATTCTCGGGTGGCTGGTGATCGTCGGTCTCGTGACTTTTGTCATTCCGTCGCTGGAACAGGTTGGACGGGAGTTCTCCGTATCGCTGGTGCCCAGGGACGCGCCGTCGTTCGAGGCGATGCAGCGGATGGGGGAGAGCTTCGAGGAATCCAGTTCCGACAGTGTGGCGATGATCGTCATAGAGGGCCAGCGCCCTCTCGACGACGGTGCGCACCGTTATTACGACGATTTGGTTCGTGAGTTGCGAGCCGATACGACGCACGTGGAGCATGTGCAGGATTACTGGGGAGATCCGCTCACCGCGACGGGTGTGCAGAGCGCTGATGGTAAGGCCGCGTATGTCCAGTTGAACCTCGCAGGCAACCAGGGCGAGGCCCTGGCGAACCAGTCAGTGGAGGCCGTACGGGACATCGTGGAACGGGCCTCGCCGCCGCCGGGGGTCACGGCATATGTCACTGGCCCAGCGCCTTTGGTGACCGATATGAACCATGCCGGCGATCACTCCATCATCAGAATCACCGTGGTGACTCTCGCGGTGATCTTCACGATGCTGGTTCTTGTCTACCGATCGGTTGCCACCGCCATCCTCCTTCTGGTCATGGTGGGGATACAGGTGCAGGTGGCCCGCGGAGCCGTCGCGCTTCTCGGCGATCACGAGATCATCGGGCTTTCGACATTTGCCGTTAATCTGTTGGTATCGCTGGGGATCGCGGTCGGAACGGACTACGGGATCTTCTTCACGGGCCGCTATCAGGAGGCGCGTCAGGCCGGCCAAGACCTCGAAACCGCTTTCTACACAACATATCGCAGCGTTGCGAAGGTGGTCTTGGCCTCGGGCCTGACCATCGCCGGAGCGATCTACTGCCTGAGCTTCGCCCGATTGCCCTACTTCCAGACGCTGGGTGCGCCCACTGCTGTGGCGATGGTCGTCGCGGTTGCGGTGGCCGTGACGCTGATTCCCGCGGTTCTCGCGGTAGGTGGCCGTTTAGGGCTGTTCCAGCCCAAGCGCAAGATCAACGTCCGTCGATGGCGGCGGCTGGGCACAGCTATCGTCCGGTGGCCCGCGCCCATTCTCCTCACCGCATGCGTTATCGCGCTTATCGGCCTATTGGCGCTGCCGGGTTACACGACCAGCTATGACGACCGAATGTACCTGCCCAAGGACATCCCCTCCAATGTCGGTTACGCGGCTGCGGACAGACATTTTCCGCAGTCGCGAATGATGCCCGACATTCTGTTGGTCGAGTCCGACCACGACATGCGTAACCCGGCAGACCTCTTGGTCTTGAACAAACTGGCCAAGGCTGTCTTCGCGGTTCCCGGAATTTCCAGGGTGCAGGGCATAACTCGACCTGAGGGAACGCCGATTGAACAAACGTCGATACCGTTTCTACTCAGCCTGCAGAGCGCGAGTCAGAAGCAGGTCTTGCCGTTTCAGAAGGATCGCATGAAGGACTTACTCGTCCAGGCCGACGGCCTGACGAAGATGACGAACATCATGCAAGACATGTACGGCGTGATGCAAAAGCTCATCAATGCGACCCACGATATGGTGCGCAACGCGCATCAGCTGGAGATTCTCACGAACGAGTTGCGGCAGTCCATTGCGGATTACGACGATTTCTTCAGACCGATCCGCAACTATTTCTACTGGGAACCGCACTGCTACGACATTCCCATCTGTTGGGCCTTCCGATCCTTGTATGACGCCGTCGACGGTATCAATGACGTCAGCGACAAATTGCAGGGTCTCGTCGGAAGTCTCGATCGACTGGACGCGATCATGCCGCAGTTGTTGGCGCAGTTCCCGCCGATGATTGCGATGATGAAGACAATGCGGAACATGATGCTGACGATGTACAGCACCATGTCGGGCACTTTTGAGCTCATGGACGAGTCGAGTGCGGACTCCAGCGAAATGGCCAGGGCTTTCGACGCCGCGCAGAACGACGACTCCTTCTACCTGCCCCCCGAGGTCTTCGAGAATGCCGACTTCAAACGCGCCATGAACTTGTTCTTCTCACCGGACGGGAAGTCGGTGCGCTTGATCATTTCGCACAGGGGCGATCCCGCGACGCCCGAGGGTATCGCGCAGGTCGGCGCGGTGCAGAGCGCCGCCGTGGAGGCACTCAAGGTGACACCGCTGGAGAACGCCCACGTCTATCTCGCGGGGACCGCGGCGACGTTCAAGGACATGCGCGACGGCTCCACCTACGACCTCTTGATCGCGGGAGTCGCCGCGCTGTGTCTGATCTTCATCATCATGTTGATAGTGACGAGAAGCCTTGTGGCCGCGCTGGTTATCGTCGGCACGGTGGCGGTGTCGCTGGGCGCGGCGTTCGGGCTGTCGGTGCTGATCTGGCAGCACATCCTCGGCATCCACCTGCACTGGCTCGTCCTCGCGATGTCTGTGATCATCCTTCTGGCGGTCGGTTCCGACTACAACCTGCTGCTGGTGTCGCGGATGAAAGAGGAGATAGGTGCCGGGATAAACACCGGCATCATCCGGGCGATGGGCGGCACCGGCAAGGTCGTGACGTCCGCTGGTCTGGTGTTCGCCTTCACCATGATGTCGATGTTGGCCAGCGACCTGCGCATCATCGGGCAGGTGGGTTCCACCATCGGTATCGGTCTGTTGTTGGACACCCTGGTGGTGCGCGCGCTCATGACACCCTCGATCGCCGCGTTGCTGGGACGCTGGTTCTGGTGGCCGCAACGGGTGCGCCAGCGCCCCGCCAGTTCACTCCTTCGGCCGACAGGCCCCCGGCCGGTGGTGCGTGAACTCCTGCTGCCCAAGGATGAGCGCTGAGGCGTTGCGAAACCCCGGAAGAGTTCGAGCCGACGGATTAAAGTGCGCCTTGGGGGAGGTTTTCACATGATTGCACTGTCATTGAGCAGAATTGCCGCCGTGGTCGGCGGTGTGGCGTTGTCGTTGACAGCCGGGGCCGGGCTCGCGGCCGCCGAACCTGATCTGGGGCCAATGGTCAACACAACCTGCAGCTACGAGCAGGTGATGTCGGCGGCGAATGCTCAGGACCCGGCGGCTGCCGCGCAGTTCAGCGGATCATCGCAGTCGCAGGGGTATTTGCGGCAGTTCCTCGGGGCGCCGCCCGATCAACGTCAACAGATGGCCGCGATGATCATGAGTGTGCCGGGAAATCAGCAGTACCTTGGCTTGATGCAGCAGATCTTCGGCAGCTGTAACCACTACTGAGGCGAGTGGGCTGGGCGCTGCGGCTTGATTCCGCCGAGTTGTTTGGTCAACTCGTCGGCCGTTGCCGCTAGCGCCTGGGCGCGCTCAGTGATCTCTTTGTCGGTCAAGGCCTTTCCGATATGCAGTGAGGCGACCATGACCTGGCGCTGGTGATGGTCGAACACCGGCGCGGAGATGACGCTGATGTCGTGCGGCGTGCGACCACGCGGACTCTCGTCGCGCAGATACACCCGTTCGCCGATATCGGACACCAGTTCGCCAAGTAGCGCGCGCAACTCGTCGGGCAGGTTCGTCGTCGACATCCCAGCCATCAACGCGTACAGCCGTCTGCCTCCCGGCGTCAGGCATTCCACCAGATATCCGTCTGCGCGGCAGTTCTCGATCACCCGGTTGAGTTGAGCGGTCTTCGTGCGCAGCGGCACGGTGGGCTCCTTGGCGAGCCAGTCGCGTAGCGCCTCGTCATCCCAGAGCACGAACATCAGCCCGACCGGTGGTGCGAAGGGGTAGCTCTGGCCGACCTCCACGCCGGCGCGGAAACCGGGCGGCTCCACCAACTCGATCAGCGTGATGCGATCGTCGATCACTCCGGACAGCGCGGCGGCCACCCGGAAGCGAGCGGACAACCGACCCAGTTCGTCACGCGCGGCCGGGCTCACGCGCAGTGACTCCTGGGCCTTGTGTCCCAGCGTGATCAGTGCGGGACCCAGTCGGTAGGTCTTGTCCTGCGCGTCGCGAACCAGGTACCCGGAGGCGGCGAGCGTCGTGACGATGCCCAGGCAGGTCGGCTTGCTCACCCCTGCACGGCGGGCCAGCTCGGAGAGACCGAAGCGGTCGTGGGGATGGCGGGCCAGGAACTCGAGGACGGTGACCACGCGTGTGGTGGGTGGAGACGCCCGGCCGGATTCGCCGTCCATGCTGCACCTACCCGTCACTGGAACGTTGACTGAGATTAGAACGCGTTCTACTCTCAGGTCAGAAACTCTACCAGCACGGTCCAATATTGAACCGCCGAAGACGACGATGCTGCGAGAAACGAAGCCGCGGAGGAGTCGGGCAGACGATCACGGAGGCAGCAATCCGTATGTATTCACAACCGTTGGTCGACGCCATCGCCGAGGCAGAGCACCTCGTCACGACGGCACCATTCATCGAGTCCGAGGCCGACCTCATCGAGGGGCTCCAGTACCTGGCAGGTTGCATCGCCGCGTGCACGCACGTCGCGTTCGACTACGACCGCGATCACCCGTTCCTCCACGAGGGGACAGGGCCGTTCACCAAGATGGGCCTGGACAACCCGGACACGATGTACTTCGGCACCCGGGTGCAGGCCAACCGCGAGTACGTCGTCACGGGCAGGCGCGGCAGTACCACCGACGTGAGCTTCCAGCTGCTCGGCGGTGAGTACACCGACGACAACGTGCCCGATAGCGAGACGGCATTCGACGACCGCAAGCTCGACATCGCCGCAGACGGCACCTTCGAGTGGCGATTCACGCCCACCAGTCCGGCCCAGCTCGTCATCCGCGAGGTGTACAACGACTGGTCAGCGCACCGCGGCTCCTTCGCCATCGCGCGCACCGACACCGAGGGCACCGCGCCGCCGCCGCTGACCAAGGAACTCATCGAGAAGCGTTACGCCGTGGCCGGTAAGCAGCTCGTTCAGCGCGTCAAGACGTGGTTGCAGTTCCCGAAGTGGTTCTACGACGACTTGCCCGTCAACACGCTGACCGCCCCGCGGCTGACCCCGGGCGGGCTGGCCACCCAGTACTCGTCGGTCGGGCACTTCGACCTGAAACCCGACCAGGCCATCGTCATCACGCTGCCGGTCACCGACGCGCCGTACCTGGGCTTCCAGCTGGGCAGCCTGTGGTACATCTCGCTGGACTACATCAACCACCAGACCTCGCTCAACGGCACCCAGATGCAGGCCGACCCGGACGGCAAGATCCGCATCGTCGTGTCCGACGCCAACCCCGGCGTGACGAACTGGTGCGAGACGCTGGGCCACGGCAAGGGTTACCTACAGTTCCGGTGGCAGCGGGTCTCGCGTGAGTTGACCGAGGCCGACGGCCCGACGATGGAACTGGTCGACATCGAACAGGTGGCCGCGGCGTTGCCGTATCACGAGGCGAACAAGATCTCCGAGGAAGACTGGCGCGCGCGTATCGCGCTACGCCAGAAGCAAATTGGCGACAGGATGGTGGGCTAGCCGTGGGTGGCATTCTCAAGGACAAGGTCGTCG from Mycolicibacterium sp. YH-1 harbors:
- a CDS encoding RND family transporter, which produces MTSQPTSVNPPFIPRMIRRLAIPVILGWLVIAYVLGATVPPLEQVEKERSVSMIPNDAPSFEAMHRMGVSFEESTSNSVAMIVLEGQQPLGDDAHRYYDDVIRQLKADTAHVQHVQDFWGDPLTAGAAQSSDGKAVYVQMSLTGDLGQGLANESLQAVRDIVDRTPPPPGVKAYVTGPAALIADLSQSGNKTVLLVTGLSLAVIFTMLLFFYRSVATAIILLILVGLQLQVARGVVAFLGDQGWVGLSTYAVNLLVTLGIAAGTDYGIFFTGRYQEARQAGEDRETAFYTTYRSVAKVVLASGLTIAGAVFCLTFTRLPYFQTLGVPCALGMIVAVAVALTLIPAVLAVGSRFGLFEPKRKIIVRRWRRVGTAVVRWPAPILLTTIAVSLIGLLALPAYQPGYNDQKYLPKDIPANEGYAAADRHFPQSLMVSPDILLVEADHDMRNPADFLVLNKLAKSVLAVPGISRVQAVTRPEGTPLEHTTLPFMISMSNASQLQLLPFQKARMEDMLTQADELSKTIDVMQRMYGLMQRLASTTNDMVRQTHELEDVTNELRDHIADFDDFFRPIRNYFYWEPHCFDIPVCWSIRSLFDALDGVDRISQKMDDLVQNLDQLNALMPQLLAQFPSMIATMESTRTMMLTMHSTMSGVFTQMEDSSQNATAMGKDFDAARNDDSFYLPKEIFENKDFKRVMNVFVSPDGKSMRMLISQRGDPATPEGIARVDPIRTAAEEGLKGTPLESARISITGSAAMAKDQVDGSRYDLLIAGVAALCLIFIIMLIMIRSLVAALVIVGTVAVSLGAAFGLSVLIWQHILGIELNWLVQAIALIILLAVGSDYNLLLVSRMKEEVGAGINTGIIRAMGGTGKVVTAAGLVFAFTMMSMLASDVRTIGQVGSTIGIGLLFDTLVVRAFMTPSIAALLGRWFWWPLRVRPRPASSLLRSTGPRPLVRALLLGQEERSP
- a CDS encoding IclR family transcriptional regulator — protein: MDGESGRASPPTTRVVTVLEFLARHPHDRFGLSELARRAGVSKPTCLGIVTTLAASGYLVRDAQDKTYRLGPALITLGHKAQESLRVSPAARDELGRLSARFRVAAALSGVIDDRITLIELVEPPGFRAGVEVGQSYPFAPPVGLMFVLWDDEALRDWLAKEPTVPLRTKTAQLNRVIENCRADGYLVECLTPGGRRLYALMAGMSTTNLPDELRALLGELVSDIGERVYLRDESPRGRTPHDISVISAPVFDHHQRQVMVASLHIGKALTDKEITERAQALAATADELTKQLGGIKPQRPAHSPQ
- a CDS encoding hemophore-related protein, encoding MIALSLSRIAAVVGGVALSLTAGAGLAAAEPDLGPMVNTTCSYEQVMSAANAQDPAAAAQFSGSSQSQGYLRQFLGAPPDQRQQMAAMIMSVPGNQQYLGLMQQIFGSCNHY
- a CDS encoding RND family transporter; translation: MSGERTANRPPFVARTIHRLAVPIILGWLVIVGLVTFVIPSLEQVGREFSVSLVPRDAPSFEAMQRMGESFEESSSDSVAMIVIEGQRPLDDGAHRYYDDLVRELRADTTHVEHVQDYWGDPLTATGVQSADGKAAYVQLNLAGNQGEALANQSVEAVRDIVERASPPPGVTAYVTGPAPLVTDMNHAGDHSIIRITVVTLAVIFTMLVLVYRSVATAILLLVMVGIQVQVARGAVALLGDHEIIGLSTFAVNLLVSLGIAVGTDYGIFFTGRYQEARQAGQDLETAFYTTYRSVAKVVLASGLTIAGAIYCLSFARLPYFQTLGAPTAVAMVVAVAVAVTLIPAVLAVGGRLGLFQPKRKINVRRWRRLGTAIVRWPAPILLTACVIALIGLLALPGYTTSYDDRMYLPKDIPSNVGYAAADRHFPQSRMMPDILLVESDHDMRNPADLLVLNKLAKAVFAVPGISRVQGITRPEGTPIEQTSIPFLLSLQSASQKQVLPFQKDRMKDLLVQADGLTKMTNIMQDMYGVMQKLINATHDMVRNAHQLEILTNELRQSIADYDDFFRPIRNYFYWEPHCYDIPICWAFRSLYDAVDGINDVSDKLQGLVGSLDRLDAIMPQLLAQFPPMIAMMKTMRNMMLTMYSTMSGTFELMDESSADSSEMARAFDAAQNDDSFYLPPEVFENADFKRAMNLFFSPDGKSVRLIISHRGDPATPEGIAQVGAVQSAAVEALKVTPLENAHVYLAGTAATFKDMRDGSTYDLLIAGVAALCLIFIIMLIVTRSLVAALVIVGTVAVSLGAAFGLSVLIWQHILGIHLHWLVLAMSVIILLAVGSDYNLLLVSRMKEEIGAGINTGIIRAMGGTGKVVTSAGLVFAFTMMSMLASDLRIIGQVGSTIGIGLLLDTLVVRALMTPSIAALLGRWFWWPQRVRQRPASSLLRPTGPRPVVRELLLPKDER